ATCATCTACTTTGTTCTCTTAGTTTAGTTTAGGTACATCTTTGATCATCTATCCTCTTGTGAATCTCCAATTCATGCTATCTACATTTTTTTCACTTATATTCACGATTGTTCTGTAACAAAATTATGGTAACATGTAAGCTGTTTACTGAAGGACATGTCTGAACTAGCATATAGATTTAATTGTTCAAATACATTCTTTAATTTTGTCTAAAGTGGCTTGGTGCCGaacaaaaaaacagagaagGTATTCTGAATTacttaaatataaaaaagagcAAAAAATATCAATATAAGCCTTTGAAAATCTGCTGAAGTTAAGAAAAAAACatgcaacaaaagaaaaaaatgcaagGCAAGTTTGActacagaatttttaaagaGAAACTGCATACTCACAAAATTAGATCATAAATGCAGATCCTTGCAATGCCTTGACAAGCTTTTAATTATTGGTGAAGGTGATGgtgaacaaaaaaaatgaaaagaagttGCACCCTAATTATTACCATACTAAAATGTTTCAGTTGCTAATATAAATAAAACCTCCTCCTTTAGTCCAAGCGCAAATATTTGAGGGCACGAGCATGATATCACTTGGCGCTATATATTTTAATCATCCTAATGAAATTCTAAGCATTAACAATCTATCATCCAAGTTCATCGCTTTTCTGATAAATTGCAGCACACCTGGTTAAAATTATCTTGCTGACCATGCTTCTGACAGTTGACGTGTATGAAAAGCTACATGTTGATCATTACACTATAAGTCTTTCCTCTCATCATTGTTTTGTATAGCAGTTATCTTCATTAGTTTGTCCTTCTGGATCATTTTAAACATTTTAAcacctttctttttatttgttctaCAGATCTCAATGTATGttattttctgtttcttttctttctttttttccgacACTCAGTTTGAGCTTTCATGGTTTACTTAACTGGGTCGATCACAGTATGCAGTTTTGACCACGATTTTAATTTTACTGGAAGCTGCTTTGGTGGGTGATCTCGTATTCAACAAACACTGGGAAGAGGTAAGTTGAAAGCAGTCAAAATTTGTATGACTTCTCTAGAGGACCATGTCTACTTGCATTGGTAAACATTTATGCTGCCTTATGTCATGCCTCGCAGGATCTTCCACATGATGCTACTGGAGAATTAAAAAGGCTTCGAGCCTTTGTTGAAGCCAATATAGGTATATGTAAGTGGGTGGCCGTAACTGTATTGGTGGTTCAGGTATCCAAATACGCTTGTCCTTATTTTAAAGTATAGAATAGTCATTATGTCTTGCTGAACTGACAATAAGCATAAATGGCTGCTCATCAAATTGACACACAATGCTCCAAAGTATTAAGCATCTATTGGTTTTTTCTTGCTTTGTTTAAGATATAATAATTATCAACGTGCTATAAACTTCAGTAAAGCTTTTAGGAGTGCAAATTGAAAGCTCAGCAGACAAATGCAGAAGGAATACAAAGCAGCATCTGATTAATGCAATAGTGCAAGCATGAAGACAATCATTCCCACATGGTTGGTAATAGTGCACATGAAGGaaatagaaaatagaaaagagGTGAAGACTATGCAAGCTACCAAAAAAAGACAAATAAATTGTTTATGCATGCCTCTAAAACAACTGTCAaacaataaattataaaaaaaatttcctgAGTAAATCACAGTTGTAGTGTGATTAAATTGTAGATTGACTAAGCCATTTCATTTAgagatataaacaatgaaaatgatgctTCTTGTAAATATTATTTGTTCTATGATCAATATTTTTGTTCATGCCTCTAAAACAACTGTCAAACAATAAATTATAAATGTATAAACTTTTCCTTAGTAAAATCACAGTTGTAGTGTGATTAAATTGTATATTGACTATTTCATTTAGAGATATAAACAATGAATATGCTGCttcttttaaatattatttgttCTATGATCAATATATTGTTCATTCGGGTAATAGAATATGCTTCTTTAACAGATGTCCTCGAGCACGCATTATTAGAAACATGAAACATGTTGAATTGCTAAGACTCTCAAGTTTTGCTTTAATAAGAGCACTGCAGAGAATAAGTATAGTTTATTAGAAGACTTTTGCTTTATTTTACATCTTCTATGCAGGCACTCTCACTTCTGTTAGCAGTGATTCTGCGAGGAATGGCCTCATCGAAAACTGTGGACTATGATAGTGATGAAGAATTCTTTAATGTAAGAAAGCCTCTGCTAAATCCACAAGGTGGTCCAACTTTTGCTTCAACCTCTTTTGACAATACAGTGATTTCCTCAGACACCTGGAACTCACGAATAAAGcagaaggtatttttctttcattgtttTGTTAGGATTTTTCATCTCAAAGTATATCTATGATGATCCCAAGTAAGATTTTCATATCTAGTGGACCTCAGCTGAGTACCCAAATAGGACTGATTGTTTCATTTTATTAAGTTGGAAATTTGGCAACGTTGTTCATGTAGAGATGATCATGAATGTTTTTTGCATATGCCCGGCTACAGTGTGTGATGTCATGTATATATAGGGGCGAAATGCAGTTTGCATGGTAAGCTGGACAGGCTATCTTTACAGTCATAGAGTTGCATTTGGTGCATTAAACCATACCACCATGAAATAATGTGTTCTATTTTAAGGTCCTTTTCAGAGACACTGAAGAGGGCACAGCCTCAGAATATCTAGATTTTAGGACTAGCAAATCCTCCATTTAGATGGACTTCAGCAACCCAATAATCTAGAATTGCAGGAAGAGAGCTCTCCTCTGATTTTGCCCGCTTCTAAGTTTTCAATATCCCTGCCTGATTTTTTATCCTGTTTCACATGTATGGGTAGTTGGAATCCAAACACGCACACCAAGAGTGATTTACAGACCTCTGATTCTCCCGAGTTTCCTGACTCCTTTCTCCTCTCTTAGTTAAATCAAAGGCTGCATATTATGTATCCAAACACACACCAAGGGTGATTTACAGACCTCTGATTCTACCAAGTTTCCTGACTCCTTTCTCCTCTCTTAGTTAAATGAAGGGCTGCATATTATGTATTTAACCCCATGTACAGGATATCAATACAAATAGTGCAGTTAGGCACCCAATCAACCTCATCCCACACAGTGCACTTGATCACAAATCCTCAAGGAAATTAGTATATTGCCCAAAGCAGCCTGCATTTCAATATAGCTTCATATTTCTGCTCTTCTAACTTAAAATTCATGTGCACCAGATATTGGTGTCAATCTCCCACATCATATCATTCCTTGGAGGAAAAGAGAGCAGCATTGTTGCTGGTTCAGATGGTTTAGATTTTGGTGCATCCATCAATATACTAATTGTACTAACAGTTTTCAAATGCGTACATGAttatattaacaaaaaaaatcgtATTGTAATGGTGCATTAAG
The nucleotide sequence above comes from Phoenix dactylifera cultivar Barhee BC4 unplaced genomic scaffold, palm_55x_up_171113_PBpolish2nd_filt_p 000616F, whole genome shotgun sequence. Encoded proteins:
- the LOC113462169 gene encoding tetraspanin-18-like, which gives rise to MRPSFCQSCLAFFLKFLNYLQTFVGVSLILYSVWMLKHWHRHGHGGSGFSFDFDKLPVPWLVCSLMGIGFLVCLIAFTGHVAAEAISGCCLCFYAVLTTILILLEAALVGDLVFNKHWEEDLPHDATGELKRLRAFVEANIGICKWVAVTVLVVQALSLLLAVILRGMASSKTVDYDSDEEFFNVRKPLLNPQGGPTFASTSFDNTVISSDTWNSRIKQKYVLGQSQLSDNAMDPKTSGDLHI